The following is a genomic window from Flavobacterium sp..
GACTTTTTAAATCTGAAATTAATTCTTCCGTTCCGTTGATGATGGCTGAAATAACTTCGCCAGGAATTAGATTTTTGTTTCTTCCAATAGTGGATGAAAGTAAGATATTATCGGTTGCACCAACACATAATAAATCATCAATATTCATGATTAAGGCATCTTGAGCAATTCCTTTCCAAACTGAAATATCTCCTGTCTCTTTCCAATACATATAGGCTAAGGAAGACTTGGTTCCTGCACCGTCTGCATGCATAATGATGCAATATTGGTCGTCGTTAGTTAAATAATCAGGGATAATTTTACAAAATGCTTGCGGAAATAAGCCTTTGTCAATGTTTTTGATAGCTTGGTGCACATCTTCTTTAGAAGCCGAAACTCCTCGTAAATTGTAGCGTTTGCTCGTATCAGAACTCATGAATGTAGTGTGTTGTTGTTGTGGCGCAAAGATAGTTTTAAAAATTAGAAATTAGAAGTTTGAATTTAGAAATTGTTAAATTTTTATAACAAAAACTCCCTCTACGAATTCAGATGTATGATTTGGAAACAGGATATTTTCAATTTTATACGTAGTAAAACATTCACCTGCACTGGAAGAAACATCAAAATCCACATCGATCTCATCCATTTGCAAAGTTGTTTCATTATTCAGTTTTACACGCAAAGTATTTCCTGTAGGATTTATATCAAGAGGAAAAATCTGAATTAAATTAGCACTTGTAATAAATTTATAGGGAATCGCAACATCATTTAAATCAGTTACAGTAATCTGTTGAAAAGTATACGTTTCATTTTCAAAAACATTTACACCCGAAACTTCATCAACAATATTTACAAAAAAAGAAGCTGGTGTAGGTTTATTTCCTTCGTCGCAACTATCATTACAACTACTATTTAATAGGACTAAAACCACAACCAATATACTACCAATTATTTTTTTCATCTTGTTTTACTTAAAATTTCAATTTCCACTCTTCTGTTTTCTGCTGCTTGCTCTGGCGTTGCTTCAGGAATAGGATGTATCGGTTGTGTCACACCAAAACCTTTCGTTTTAACACGATAATCTTGTATTCCATTATAAACGAGAAAACGCTTAATTTGTTTTGCACGATCAAGTGACAAATTTCGGTAATCTTTATCAATACAACAAATATGACCTTGAATTTCGATTTTTAACTCGGGATTATTTTGCATGATAAATAATAAATCATACAAAGTTCCTTGCGATTCGGGCATAGTTGCAAATGTATTTTGATAAAAATTGATATTATTCAAAGTGATTTTCATCCCAACTTTTGACAACTTGACTTTTTCTGCTAAAGTAGCATCTTCTGGAATTATAACTTCTGGTTCAATTTCTTTAATACCTAAAATTTCATTTTCTTTTGCTAAATCTTTTTCTAACAAAAAATGAATTATCGCTTTTCTGTTTTCAGCTTTGTTTTTAGAAGTAGCTCCCTTTTCCCCTAAAGAAATGCTTTTAAAATCGGGTCTTATATTTACCTTTCCTTTAATTTGGTTAAAAATATGACTTACTCTTTTTTTCGATAACGTATCGTTAAATCCTGAAGTACCTACTTCGTCCGTAGAACCAGTAATGGAAAGAATTTTAGAAGTTGTATTCTCTGAAATCCATTTTTGAAATTTAGCAGCTTCCGTTTTATTCAATTCAAATTTATTATTGTCAAAATAAAATGCAACTTGATCTTGCGAAAAAGAAAAATATCCTAACCAGAAAAAAACTATTGAAAATACAAATTTCATTTTTTTAATTTTTACGAAATAACAACAAATATAGTACATACAAAAGAATCCTAAAGTTAATTTTCAATTATTTGAATTTCTACTCTACGATTCTCATTGCGTTCTTCTTCTGTTTTTTCAGGAATTTTATGAATGGGAAGTGTACTTCCAAAACT
Proteins encoded in this region:
- a CDS encoding OmpA family protein, whose translation is MKFVFSIVFFWLGYFSFSQDQVAFYFDNNKFELNKTEAAKFQKWISENTTSKILSITGSTDEVGTSGFNDTLSKKRVSHIFNQIKGKVNIRPDFKSISLGEKGATSKNKAENRKAIIHFLLEKDLAKENEILGIKEIEPEVIIPEDATLAEKVKLSKVGMKITLNNINFYQNTFATMPESQGTLYDLLFIMQNNPELKIEIQGHICCIDKDYRNLSLDRAKQIKRFLVYNGIQDYRVKTKGFGVTQPIHPIPEATPEQAAENRRVEIEILSKTR